Proteins encoded by one window of Cupriavidus sp. EM10:
- the rplV gene encoding 50S ribosomal protein L22 produces the protein MEVKAIHRGARISAQKTRLVADQIRGLPIERALNILTFSPKKAAGIVKKVVESAIANAEHNEGADIDELKVKTIFVDKATSLKRFTARAKGRGNRIEKQTCHITVTLGN, from the coding sequence ATGGAAGTGAAAGCGATTCATCGCGGTGCCCGTATCTCCGCCCAGAAGACGCGTCTGGTCGCTGACCAGATCCGCGGTCTGCCGATCGAGCGCGCGCTCAACATCCTGACGTTCAGCCCGAAAAAGGCTGCCGGGATCGTGAAGAAGGTGGTCGAATCGGCCATCGCCAACGCCGAGCACAACGAAGGCGCCGACATCGACGAACTGAAGGTCAAGACCATCTTCGTCGACAAGGCAACCTCGCTCAAGCGCTTCACCGCACGGGCGAAGGGCCGCGGCAACCGCATCGAGAAACAAACCTGTCACATCACTGTGACGCTCGGCAACTAA